The Microcystis panniformis FACHB-1757 region TTTGTCATTATCCTAATGTCACCTGTGTTTGTTGATAATTAGCTACTAAGATAAATTGTTTGAGCCACTGGGAACCTAACAAAATCTCCTGAATTGCCTCCCCTGCAAAGACGGGAATTTCGTATTCCTGACCATCAATTCTTACTCTGCCTAAATATATATCAAAAAATGCTTCTCCTTGGGCAGTGCGTAACTTATCTTGGTTTAAAAATGGCCATTCAAGACTGCGAGCATCTTGGTCATTCATAACACAAAACTCCGTGAAACCAGTATCTAGCATAGCTTCTACAGGTAACACCAGACCATTAGGGCTGACTAAATCGATATCAAAATAAATTTGACCATTTTCTCCAAATCTCCCTTCCATCATATTCTGCCACTAACTCCAGTTTCATTAATGCCAAAGATATGATGGATTTTGTCGGGATATTTTGCCCTTGCTTTTTTACTGGCCACTTCTTTGTCGGGATCGATAAAATAATCGCCGCTATCGGGTTCGATCGCAATGTACCAACCATAATAATGTTTCATTAACCGGGGCTGTAAACTCTGAAAAATCGGCCAACAACGATGATAAAATTCTAATTGTCGGGCGCGATGTTTGGCCTTTTCTTCCTCGGTAGATTGAATCTCCGGAAAAACTCGACCACGACGCACTACTCGTTCAGAATTGTTGTTAGACATAGTATTTAACCTCTTGTTAGTCAATTAGGGGTTGGGAATTATGAATTGGGGAGATGGGGAGACCACTTCGTGCGCGTTGCGGGGGGGAGTGGGGAGATGGGGGAGTGGGGAGACCACTTCGTGCGCGTTGCGGGGGGAGATGGGAGGAAGGAGAAAAAAGCTGATAACTGATAACTGATAACTGATAACTGATAACTGATAACTGATAACTGATAACTGACTAGCGGACTCCTAAAAACTTATGGGTTTGGAGACTGAGACGCCATTGGGGATGTCGGAGAACATAATTAAAGACTAACTCTTTGCTTTCTACTGTATTCCATTCGGGTTGTAGATATTTGATCACCCCTTCCGATAACTTACTTTCCTGCATAGCTGCCCAGTCTAAATCTTCTGGATTAGCCACGACAATTTTTAACTCATTTACCCGTGCATAAATACTAGGATCGGGCATTTTATAAGTTTTAGGAGAAAAAGTCACCCAATCAAAAACCCCAGTAAAAGGATGAGCGCCAGAAGTTTCTAAATGTACCCGTAAACCCTGATTTTTTAATTCCTTGGTCAAAGGATCAAGATTGTGCATTAAAGGTTCACCCCCGGTAATCACCACCATAGCGGGGTTAGCCCCTTTTGCCATCTCTACCAATTCCCCCAGGGATTGTTGGGGATAACGGTGGGCATTCCAAGACTCTTTTTGGTCGCACCAGGGACAATAGACATCGCAACCTCCTAAACGGAGGAAAAAAGCATTGCTTCCCGTCCAAAAGCCCTCGCCCTGGACGGAATGGAAAGTTTCGACCACAGGATAGGTACAATGGTTTATGCTAACCGTTTTCATAGAATCAGTATTATAGAAAATATGGACATTCCCCTAAACTTCGCCAAATACACCCAATGGTCTGGTATTGCCACGCTGGTTTTTTTGGTACTCACGATTATCGCTTTTCTCGTCGGTTGGGGAATCCGCTTTCGTCTCGTCGGTGTCACTAGCTTTATGGCTGTGTTGACGGTGGGGATTTTCGGTCTTGGGTTAGGATTATTTACCCGTACCGAAATTCCGGGAGCGGTGAGATTCTCCCTTGTCTATGATAACGGAGCAAATCAAGCTGTTATCTCCCTGCCCAATACTGTTACTCCCGAGCAGGTGGAAGCAACCCTAAAACAAGCCGCTAGTGACTTGTTTTCCTCCGGTCGCGCCGGTGCTGGCGGTAATAATCAATTTATCATTAGCGCTCGCACTCTCGTTCATCCTCAGCCCGGTTTATCTGCTCCTTTGTACCTGGGACAGATTAAAAAATCCTTCTCCGCCCCGGGGGATAATACTCCTGAACTACAGCTTTTTCCCGAAAGTTTCGCTAAAATTAGCCAATAATCCTTGAGGTTGTCAAAAAATGTCCAATGCTGTCGCTGTTTTGCCCCTGTTAATCGCCCCCGCACAAGTGATTCGGGGTGACAATGCCCTAGAAGAATCCACCGGCAAGTTAGGGGATTTGGGCAAGCGTCCCCTCGTGGTGGGCGGCGATCGCAATTTAGCTTTTTTGTCATCTCCCCTGAAAAATCTCACTCCTAGCTATCACAGTTACGCCCCCGATTGTTCGGAAAATTCCCTAGCATATTTAAAGGCATCTGTCAAGAGTCATGAGGCAGATTTTATCATCGGTGTGGGTGGCGGCAAAGCCCTCGATACGGCCAAATTACTCGCCCATCAGTGCCATTTGCCGATCGCCACGATTCCCACCTCCGCCGCTACCTGTGCCGCTTGGACAGCCCTATCTAACGTCTATTCCGACGCAGGGGCGTTTCTTTACGATCTGTCCCTAGCCCGTTGTCCGGATTTATTAATTCTCGATTACGGTATTATCCAAACTGCCCCGAAAAGAACCTTAATCGCTGGTATTGGCGATGCGATCGCTAAATGGTACGAAGCTTCCGTCAGTAGCGGTCATTCCACAGAAACCCTGATTATTGCTGCCGTCCAACAGGCCCGGGTTTTGCGGGATATTCTTTTCCAAAAATCCCCGCAGGCTCTGGAAAATATCGGCGGGGAGGACTGGAAACAGGTAGTGGATGCCGCCGTTTTATTAGCCGGAGTAATTGGTGGTTTAGGGGGCGCTAATTGTCGTACCGTGGCCGCCCATGCAATTCATAATGGTTTAACCCATATTCCCGCTTGCCATCATGCCCTGCACGGGGAAAAAGTCGCCTACGGCATTCTCGCCCAATTGCGTCTAGAAGAAATAGTTTTGGGCAATCAATTGGCAGTATCGGCCCGGGGGCAACTAATCCAGTTTTATGAACAAATTGGTTTACCGAAATCCCTAGAGGATTTAGGATTAAAAGATGTTTCCCTTGCCCAATTGCGCCATGCGGCCGCAATTGCCTGTCAGCCGAATTCGGACATTCATCGTTTACCTTTTACGGTTTCCCCCGAACAAGTTATGGCGGCCATGGTTTCTACTACCACTGCCGATACAGTCGGGCAGAAAGTTAAGGCTAATTAAGGGCAATATTTTCGGGACTTATGGCTTTATCTGCTGCGGGTGAGTAGTGATTTTATTGTAGTGGTGATAGCTCAAATCTTTGCTTTGTTGGTCGAAATCCAGCGTTGATGTTCCTATTGGGACTCTTAAAAATATATGGCGACAAGCTCAAATTGAGGAGGACAAAATATAATGCGATATGCAGTTGTTATTGAAAAAGGAGAAAATAGCTACGGTGCTTATGTTCCCGATCTTCCCGGATGTGTTGCGGTTGCAGAAACATTAGAAGAAGTTAAACAATTAATTGCTGAGGCAATAATTTTTCATTTGGAAGGCTTAAAAGAAGATGGATTAACTGTTCCTGAATCAGTGTCGATCTGTGAGTATGTAGATGTAGCTTAGGGGGTTCCAAGGTGGAAATAAGATTAGACTCATAGCGGCGATTCATTACAAGCGACAAAAAATTTATATTCGAGAAGTTTTAACTCATGCTGAATAGGACAAAAATAAATGGAAGGAGTAAAAAAATGCCGACGATAGATATAGAGAAAACACGGCAAGCTTGGACAAACTTAAAGCAAATACTCTTTATCCCTCGCAATGAATCAGAATATGAACAATTAGTAATTATGTTAGATAATTTGATAGATGAAATAGGAGAAAATGAAAATCATCCTCTTGCTTCTTTAATGGAAATTTTGGGAATATTAATAGAAAATTATGAACAGGAAAATGTTCCCGAATTATAAATTAAAACAGGCAGTCCACAATCAAATCCATGAATGGTAGGGGTGGTGCGTTCCCAAATATTGGTTAACCTTGAAATTGTGGCTCTTCGGTTTGTGTTATGCAATGAACGGGGGTTATAAGGGATGGAACCCCTATATAGAAAGGCATTTAGCGATTTTTGTCAATTATTTTCGATCTAGAGCGAACTAATCAATTAAATCCTTTGCCAGATAAGGATTTAGTCGATTTATGCCCCCCTATCGAACCATACCAAGTAACGAAGAGCCGAAATTGTCATGTTTTCAGGGAAACGCACCCTAGAAAGCGATGCGTGCGCCCC contains the following coding sequences:
- a CDS encoding Ycf51 family protein — translated: MVYANRFHRISIIENMDIPLNFAKYTQWSGIATLVFLVLTIIAFLVGWGIRFRLVGVTSFMAVLTVGIFGLGLGLFTRTEIPGAVRFSLVYDNGANQAVISLPNTVTPEQVEATLKQAASDLFSSGRAGAGGNNQFIISARTLVHPQPGLSAPLYLGQIKKSFSAPGDNTPELQLFPESFAKISQ
- a CDS encoding type II toxin-antitoxin system HicB family antitoxin codes for the protein MRYAVVIEKGENSYGAYVPDLPGCVAVAETLEEVKQLIAEAIIFHLEGLKEDGLTVPESVSICEYVDVA
- a CDS encoding aspartyl protease; protein product: MMEGRFGENGQIYFDIDLVSPNGLVLPVEAMLDTGFTEFCVMNDQDARSLEWPFLNQDKLRTAQGEAFFDIYLGRVRIDGQEYEIPVFAGEAIQEILLGSQWLKQFILVANYQQTQVTLG
- a CDS encoding 7-carboxy-7-deazaguanine synthase QueE, with translation MKTVSINHCTYPVVETFHSVQGEGFWTGSNAFFLRLGGCDVYCPWCDQKESWNAHRYPQQSLGELVEMAKGANPAMVVITGGEPLMHNLDPLTKELKNQGLRVHLETSGAHPFTGVFDWVTFSPKTYKMPDPSIYARVNELKIVVANPEDLDWAAMQESKLSEGVIKYLQPEWNTVESKELVFNYVLRHPQWRLSLQTHKFLGVR
- a CDS encoding type II toxin-antitoxin system HigB family toxin translates to MHYKRQKIYIREVLTHAE
- a CDS encoding iron-containing alcohol dehydrogenase family protein, which encodes MSNAVAVLPLLIAPAQVIRGDNALEESTGKLGDLGKRPLVVGGDRNLAFLSSPLKNLTPSYHSYAPDCSENSLAYLKASVKSHEADFIIGVGGGKALDTAKLLAHQCHLPIATIPTSAATCAAWTALSNVYSDAGAFLYDLSLARCPDLLILDYGIIQTAPKRTLIAGIGDAIAKWYEASVSSGHSTETLIIAAVQQARVLRDILFQKSPQALENIGGEDWKQVVDAAVLLAGVIGGLGGANCRTVAAHAIHNGLTHIPACHHALHGEKVAYGILAQLRLEEIVLGNQLAVSARGQLIQFYEQIGLPKSLEDLGLKDVSLAQLRHAAAIACQPNSDIHRLPFTVSPEQVMAAMVSTTTADTVGQKVKAN